A single window of Halobacillus naozhouensis DNA harbors:
- a CDS encoding S8 family peptidase, giving the protein MSEVRLIPYRTEEVLETTSEVPEGIEMIEAPALWEPTEQGKGNVIAIIDTGCQMDHPDLKGRIIGGKNFTTDYDGDEKNFSDNNGHGTHVSGTVAAIENGNGVVGAAPQANLLVLKVLTGEGSGQMQWIIDAIEYAANWTGPNGEKVRVMSMSLGGPKDIPELHTVIKDAVLKHDISVVCAAGNSGDGRGDTPEYGYPGAYNEVIQVGAVDFERNLAEFTNTNNEIDLVAPGVKVLSTHLEGKYAKLSGTSMATPHVSGALALIISLAEEQFQRRMTEAEIFSQLVKRTVSLGNSKIAEGNGLLSLALQDKLESLFSTYNRKQESSAPSYSTK; this is encoded by the coding sequence ATGAGTGAAGTGAGATTGATTCCGTATCGAACGGAAGAAGTGCTGGAAACGACCTCAGAAGTACCTGAAGGAATTGAGATGATCGAAGCGCCTGCTCTTTGGGAGCCAACAGAGCAAGGTAAAGGGAATGTCATTGCTATCATTGATACAGGCTGCCAGATGGACCATCCTGACCTTAAAGGCCGTATTATCGGTGGTAAGAACTTCACTACGGATTATGATGGGGACGAAAAGAATTTCAGCGACAACAATGGACACGGAACTCATGTATCAGGCACTGTGGCTGCTATTGAAAATGGGAATGGAGTAGTCGGAGCAGCTCCTCAGGCAAATCTTCTCGTTTTAAAGGTGCTGACTGGCGAGGGTAGTGGCCAAATGCAGTGGATCATTGATGCCATAGAATATGCGGCCAACTGGACCGGACCAAACGGTGAAAAGGTGAGAGTTATGTCGATGTCCCTGGGCGGTCCAAAGGATATACCTGAACTTCATACAGTCATTAAGGATGCCGTGCTGAAACATGACATTTCAGTTGTTTGTGCAGCTGGTAATTCAGGTGACGGACGAGGGGACACCCCTGAGTACGGTTATCCTGGCGCCTATAATGAAGTTATTCAAGTGGGGGCGGTTGATTTTGAACGTAATCTCGCAGAATTTACCAATACAAACAACGAGATTGACCTCGTAGCCCCTGGCGTGAAAGTTTTATCAACTCATCTAGAAGGAAAGTATGCAAAACTATCTGGAACTTCAATGGCTACGCCGCATGTTTCGGGAGCCCTAGCTTTAATCATTAGTTTAGCAGAAGAGCAATTTCAGCGACGTATGACCGAAGCTGAAATCTTCTCACAGTTGGTGAAGCGTACAGTATCTCTTGGTAATTCTAAGATTGCAGAAGGAAATGGATTGTTATCATTAGCTCTTCAAGATAAATTAGAAAGCTTATTTAGTACCTATAATAGAAAACAAGAAAGTTCAGCACCATCCTATTCTACTAAATGA
- a CDS encoding ATPase encodes MCIPIEEGRELVIATDNAGGIGSKPNDLVHVSYKTVVESLFRVSFMDCLAWGAAPFAVTISNFVGDEVWDELEQTVRNLGNSLGYSLTITGSTESNMEMSQSAISLSMLGWVDPAEKRISISPEMCGVAMIGEPLVGEDVLSHPERIAPLELFQTITKQEWVYEILPVGSKGIQHCVRELEKRNRWGKTDLSIPFDVRASGGPSTSFIVTYDQNCRQDLLSLTGKYTTLFHNE; translated from the coding sequence TTGTGTATACCTATTGAGGAGGGGCGTGAACTTGTTATAGCTACCGATAACGCAGGAGGAATCGGTTCAAAGCCGAATGACCTCGTTCACGTATCTTATAAAACAGTTGTGGAATCCTTATTTCGTGTGTCGTTCATGGATTGTTTAGCATGGGGGGCGGCTCCCTTTGCCGTAACTATCAGTAATTTTGTTGGCGACGAAGTATGGGATGAGCTTGAACAAACCGTTAGAAACCTTGGTAATTCACTTGGGTACTCTCTTACTATTACGGGAAGTACGGAATCGAATATGGAAATGAGTCAGTCGGCAATAAGCTTATCGATGCTTGGATGGGTTGACCCTGCAGAAAAAAGAATCAGTATTTCCCCGGAAATGTGTGGAGTAGCGATGATCGGCGAACCGCTAGTCGGGGAGGATGTGCTCTCACATCCTGAAAGAATAGCTCCGCTTGAACTTTTTCAAACGATTACGAAACAGGAATGGGTTTATGAAATTTTGCCTGTTGGTTCAAAAGGCATCCAACACTGTGTCAGGGAGTTGGAAAAAAGGAATCGTTGGGGGAAAACAGATTTAAGTATTCCGTTCGATGTGAGGGCATCTGGCGGTCCCTCGACTAGTTTTATAGTTACTTATGATCAGAATTGTCGGCAAGACTTATTAAGTTTAACGGGTAAATATACCACCCTTTTCCATAATGAATGA
- a CDS encoding cob(I)yrinic acid a,c-diamide adenosyltransferase: MRLYTKTGDKGQTSIIGGRVDKDDVRVEAYGTVDEANSFVGKARTELIDPRFSNVQEELEKIQHELFDCGSDLANKKSNRPFKLQEESVEWLEQRMDDYIKQTPELERFILPGGSPAASTLHIARTITRRAERLVVSLQKHETIHPVCLTYLNRLSDYFFALARYVNMILETKDVEYIRSAKVFRSAKKKSKDEE, translated from the coding sequence ATGAGATTATACACAAAGACAGGTGACAAAGGGCAGACGAGTATCATTGGCGGCAGAGTGGATAAAGATGACGTGCGTGTAGAAGCTTATGGAACGGTTGATGAGGCGAATAGTTTTGTAGGGAAGGCACGCACAGAATTAATAGACCCTCGATTTAGTAATGTTCAAGAGGAACTTGAGAAAATCCAACATGAACTGTTCGACTGTGGTAGCGATTTGGCAAATAAGAAATCAAATCGCCCTTTCAAGCTGCAAGAAGAGAGCGTCGAATGGCTTGAGCAGCGGATGGATGATTACATTAAGCAAACTCCCGAGTTAGAACGATTTATCTTACCAGGCGGATCTCCTGCTGCATCCACATTGCATATTGCCAGGACTATTACACGCCGTGCCGAACGCTTAGTCGTTTCCTTGCAAAAACATGAAACGATTCATCCCGTCTGCCTGACTTATTTAAACCGACTATCCGATTACTTTTTTGCTCTTGCACGCTATGTGAATATGATCCTTGAAACAAAGGATGTTGAGTACATCCGCAGTGCAAAAGTGTTCCGTTCCGCAAAGAAGAAATCGAAAGACGAAGAGTGA
- a CDS encoding bifunctional adenosylcobinamide kinase/adenosylcobinamide-phosphate guanylyltransferase — protein sequence MDFVTGGVYNGKLDWVLENYDSDYAILKENHRPETVDTPLMIVDKLEDRIYNFLRDQEEGVDKWQEYYHSLIKWEQTSTSRKLVIIGTDITGGIVPIDQQNRLWRDKIGFIYQQLTKDAQRVFRVWFGIPQQLK from the coding sequence ATGGATTTTGTCACAGGCGGAGTCTATAACGGGAAGCTAGACTGGGTGCTTGAGAATTATGATAGCGATTACGCAATTTTAAAGGAGAACCATCGGCCTGAAACAGTTGATACCCCCCTAATGATTGTGGATAAGCTCGAAGACAGGATTTATAACTTCTTAAGGGACCAGGAAGAAGGGGTGGATAAGTGGCAGGAATATTATCATTCCTTAATAAAATGGGAACAAACTTCTACATCAAGAAAGCTTGTCATAATAGGAACAGATATTACAGGGGGGATCGTCCCTATCGATCAGCAAAACCGTTTATGGAGAGATAAGATAGGCTTTATTTATCAGCAATTAACAAAGGATGCCCAACGAGTCTTTCGAGTGTGGTTCGGCATCCCTCAACAACTAAAATAG
- a CDS encoding histidine phosphatase family protein produces MVHRLVVYLVRHGETPSNVQRRYLGWRNEAMSEQGQIQIECLKRHLPERPISYASDLDRCSETASILFPSVETKVTEQLREYDFGDFDGRTYEELKELGSYMQWLNHMENITPPNGESFTQFKDRILHFFAQILEDDHHSDEPIAIVTHGGVIRTMLHHWSKQSDSMWDWLIAPGEAYRVILVKGEDQWILSQAESITGS; encoded by the coding sequence ATGGTTCATCGTTTGGTTGTGTATTTAGTTCGTCACGGGGAAACACCATCAAATGTCCAAAGACGTTATTTAGGTTGGCGAAATGAGGCGATGTCTGAACAAGGGCAAATACAAATAGAATGTTTAAAAAGACACCTGCCTGAACGGCCTATAAGCTATGCCAGTGACCTAGATCGTTGCAGTGAAACAGCGTCTATCCTTTTTCCATCAGTTGAAACGAAAGTGACAGAGCAGCTGCGCGAGTATGATTTTGGTGATTTTGATGGGCGTACATATGAGGAATTGAAGGAGCTAGGTAGCTATATGCAATGGCTGAATCATATGGAAAATATTACACCGCCAAACGGGGAGAGTTTTACTCAATTCAAGGATCGCATTTTGCACTTTTTTGCTCAAATACTAGAGGATGATCACCATTCAGATGAGCCTATTGCTATTGTAACTCATGGCGGGGTGATACGAACGATGCTACATCATTGGTCAAAGCAATCCGATTCGATGTGGGATTGGCTAATAGCACCGGGAGAGGCTTACAGAGTTATACTAGTTAAGGGGGAAGATCAATGGATTTTGTCACAGGCGGAGTCTATAACGGGAAGCTAG
- a CDS encoding adenosylcobinamide-GDP ribazoletransferase, producing MKNVGLGALFTLQFFSVCPIRKNIEPNSSVVRSCLIWLPVLGLVIGIINAFIFYGLASITTMSLISLIIFAIMLPAIWSGGLHLDGLMDTGDAFFSYQDSHKRLEVMGDPRTGAFGVLVLLAVLIMRFVFMYETFLTDSSAILFIIIVPIFSRGVMVMLLGNTLPARSRGLSHFFKRHYHHNVTLTIIGLMFVTSAAVSLHSLSYFMVSFAMLLVSLIGMWGIRVWALRSFGGITGDVCGATLEGMETFLWFIVWLCI from the coding sequence ATGAAAAACGTAGGATTAGGTGCTTTGTTTACCTTGCAGTTTTTCTCCGTGTGTCCTATACGGAAAAACATTGAACCCAACTCATCGGTAGTGCGTTCGTGTCTTATATGGTTACCAGTTCTAGGATTAGTCATTGGGATAATTAATGCATTCATCTTCTATGGTTTAGCCTCTATAACTACCATGAGTTTAATCAGTTTAATCATTTTTGCGATCATGCTTCCAGCGATCTGGAGCGGCGGTCTTCACCTCGATGGTTTGATGGATACAGGAGATGCTTTCTTTTCCTATCAGGACTCGCATAAACGGTTAGAAGTTATGGGGGACCCTCGTACAGGTGCCTTCGGTGTATTGGTTCTTTTGGCTGTTCTGATTATGCGTTTTGTATTCATGTATGAAACGTTTCTCACTGACAGTTCTGCAATCTTGTTTATAATCATCGTTCCAATTTTCTCAAGAGGTGTAATGGTAATGCTGTTAGGAAACACGTTACCAGCTAGAAGCAGGGGGCTAAGCCATTTCTTTAAACGCCATTATCACCACAATGTAACCCTAACAATTATTGGGCTTATGTTCGTGACAAGTGCTGCAGTGTCTTTGCACTCCCTCAGTTACTTTATGGTTAGTTTCGCTATGCTTCTGGTCTCTTTAATAGGAATGTGGGGTATCAGAGTTTGGGCGTTACGGTCGTTTGGCGGAATAACAGGGGATGTCTGCGGCGCTACACTAGAAGGAATGGAGACTTTTTTATGGTTCATCGTTTGGTTGTGTATTTAG
- a CDS encoding cobyric acid synthase: MKGIMIQGTASNVGKSWIATGLCRTLVNRGMRLAPFKSQNMSNNSYVTVNGEEMGRAQGIQAEAARVEATTDMNPILLKPTSDQRSEIIIHGVSQDAWSGLQYRNHWYEKGKLAIQQSVHRLENHYEALIIEGAGSPVEVNLNDRELVNMSVAELIDVPVILVADIDRGGVFASIVGTLELLPDNHRKRVKGLIINKFRGERSLFESGVEWLENYTGIPVLGVLPHLEEHGIEGEDSLTVQPTLAKREKSLDIAVIHWPYLSNETDVTPLTQEQDVSIRYVRSVDQLGSPDALILPGTRSTIEDYIVCKEKGLTGAIRAYTERGGVVVGICGGYQILSDVMYRDETDEVGEKGIGIFPLSTTFVKSKQTIRVSGYTHEASGYSSVPMSGYEIHLGRTAGSITKPFLQLEDGPEGISLDQGRLVGTYLHDCFYNDNWRTEWLNRLRRRSELPEQPIVYTVNREERYDNLAAHLEAHLNMDKIFEMVEGSGL; encoded by the coding sequence ATGAAAGGAATAATGATTCAAGGAACAGCTTCTAATGTGGGGAAAAGTTGGATTGCTACAGGGTTATGCAGGACGCTCGTAAATCGAGGTATGCGTTTAGCTCCATTTAAATCGCAAAATATGTCTAACAACTCCTATGTGACCGTTAATGGAGAGGAAATGGGCCGTGCCCAAGGTATTCAGGCTGAAGCTGCAAGGGTTGAGGCAACGACCGATATGAATCCGATACTATTAAAACCAACAAGTGATCAGCGGTCTGAAATTATTATCCATGGGGTCAGCCAGGATGCCTGGTCAGGATTACAGTACCGCAACCATTGGTATGAAAAAGGTAAGCTTGCAATTCAGCAGTCTGTTCACCGGTTGGAGAACCATTATGAGGCTCTGATTATCGAAGGAGCGGGAAGTCCGGTTGAGGTCAATTTAAATGACCGCGAATTGGTAAATATGTCAGTGGCTGAGCTTATTGATGTGCCGGTCATTCTAGTTGCAGATATTGATCGGGGCGGGGTGTTCGCCAGTATTGTTGGGACGCTGGAGTTGTTGCCTGATAACCATCGCAAGCGTGTTAAAGGACTAATCATTAACAAGTTTCGCGGAGAACGTTCTTTATTTGAAAGTGGAGTAGAATGGCTTGAGAACTATACAGGTATTCCTGTTTTAGGTGTACTGCCTCATTTAGAAGAGCACGGTATTGAAGGAGAAGACTCATTAACGGTTCAACCTACCCTGGCAAAAAGGGAGAAATCGCTGGATATAGCTGTGATTCATTGGCCTTATTTATCCAATGAAACGGATGTAACTCCCCTTACTCAAGAGCAAGACGTATCGATCCGTTACGTTCGGTCAGTCGATCAGCTTGGCAGCCCAGATGCGCTTATTTTACCGGGGACGCGCAGCACGATCGAAGATTACATTGTATGTAAGGAGAAGGGATTGACAGGAGCAATCAGAGCTTACACCGAGCGGGGAGGAGTAGTGGTAGGGATTTGCGGTGGTTATCAGATTCTCTCTGATGTCATGTATCGGGATGAAACAGATGAAGTGGGTGAGAAAGGAATAGGGATATTCCCTCTATCCACAACTTTTGTGAAATCTAAACAGACGATTCGTGTGAGCGGTTACACTCATGAAGCAAGCGGTTATTCTTCTGTACCCATGTCTGGTTATGAGATTCACCTTGGGAGAACGGCTGGGTCTATCACGAAACCGTTCCTTCAATTAGAAGATGGCCCGGAAGGCATCAGCCTCGACCAGGGTCGTTTAGTTGGAACCTATCTTCATGATTGCTTTTACAACGATAACTGGCGTACGGAATGGCTCAATCGCTTGCGCAGGAGGTCTGAGCTGCCCGAACAGCCTATTGTCTATACAGTTAACCGTGAGGAGCGTTATGACAATTTGGCTGCTCATTTAGAGGCTCACCTTAATATGGATAAAATTTTTGAGATGGTGGAGGGCAGCGGCTTATGA
- a CDS encoding bifunctional adenosylcobinamide kinase/adenosylcobinamide-phosphate guanylyltransferase, translating into MMTFVCGGVRSGKTSYAEGWMLQSNLSHLHYVATGVVTDSEMQERVFRHQKDRKQSRRSWQTWEQPTTIDQLSFTEDDAVLLDCLTTWVTNEMMVPQGKRPDDLIDFLIEQLDRLIADTGELYIISNDLTRDLPSSSELVQDYLYILGTIHKYVIRQADQAIEMVFGQPIFHKGEKYERNNDSRNSF; encoded by the coding sequence ATGATGACCTTTGTCTGTGGAGGTGTAAGGAGTGGGAAGACAAGTTATGCAGAGGGTTGGATGTTGCAATCGAATCTGTCGCACCTCCACTATGTGGCAACGGGAGTGGTGACAGATTCAGAAATGCAAGAACGAGTATTCCGTCACCAAAAGGACCGCAAGCAAAGCAGGCGGTCATGGCAAACATGGGAGCAGCCGACAACAATTGATCAGCTTTCATTTACAGAAGACGATGCCGTTCTGCTTGATTGTTTAACCACATGGGTAACGAATGAAATGATGGTTCCTCAAGGCAAACGCCCCGATGATTTGATAGATTTTTTAATCGAACAGCTTGATCGGCTCATCGCTGATACGGGAGAGTTATATATTATTTCAAACGACCTTACCCGTGATCTACCTTCTTCTTCTGAACTGGTTCAGGACTATCTTTACATCCTTGGTACCATACATAAATATGTTATTCGCCAGGCAGATCAAGCGATCGAAATGGTGTTTGGCCAGCCCATTTTTCATAAGGGGGAAAAGTATGAAAGGAATAATGATTCAAGGAACAGCTTCTAA
- a CDS encoding pyridoxal phosphate-dependent aminotransferase produces the protein MKWPSHGANPQYLTDPLQLPEVTYDFSVNVNPLGTPAWLQEQWGSFFELITNYPDPHAEDLRRTIALQEGISEKQILVGNGASELLTLIGREFAGKRLLIVEPTFSEYRMIASMNNCTVESVFLTESEGWGLPLERIKSKLGGIDLVVICHPNNPTGVSYKQNKLFELLNELERRGVSLLVDEAFYDFVHNEPTLIQHINESSHLIILRSLTKMYSIPGLRVGYLAGSERLVQKLASYQPTWSVNALAQHIAVGCINDHSYRQQTREFIYSEKEQVFSRLKKLSFTVSKSDVNYYLLGGYPSLSDTLLPFLLKNRVAVRHTYNFPGLNGDYVRLAIRTKQENDYLLELLERWVQA, from the coding sequence TTGAAGTGGCCGTCACATGGAGCTAATCCGCAATATTTAACAGACCCACTACAACTGCCAGAGGTGACTTATGACTTTAGTGTAAATGTAAATCCGTTAGGGACTCCGGCTTGGTTACAGGAACAATGGGGAAGTTTTTTTGAACTCATCACGAACTATCCAGATCCCCATGCTGAAGATCTCCGTCGTACGATTGCTTTACAAGAAGGGATTTCAGAAAAACAAATTCTCGTTGGCAATGGTGCTTCCGAGCTGCTGACACTAATAGGAAGGGAGTTTGCTGGAAAACGACTATTGATTGTTGAGCCGACTTTTTCTGAATACCGAATGATTGCAAGCATGAACAATTGTACAGTAGAATCTGTATTTCTAACAGAGTCGGAAGGGTGGGGGCTTCCTTTAGAACGGATCAAGTCTAAGCTTGGTGGTATAGATCTCGTGGTCATCTGCCATCCGAATAACCCCACTGGTGTGAGTTATAAACAAAACAAGCTTTTTGAGCTATTAAATGAACTTGAAAGAAGAGGGGTTTCGCTCCTTGTCGATGAGGCATTTTATGATTTTGTTCATAATGAGCCTACACTTATTCAGCACATAAACGAATCATCTCACCTGATTATATTACGTTCCTTGACGAAAATGTACTCTATTCCGGGATTAAGGGTCGGTTATCTTGCCGGATCTGAGAGACTAGTTCAGAAACTAGCTTCCTATCAACCCACATGGAGCGTAAATGCGTTGGCGCAGCACATTGCGGTAGGCTGCATCAATGATCATTCCTATCGTCAACAGACAAGAGAATTCATTTATTCAGAAAAAGAGCAGGTTTTCTCCAGGCTTAAGAAACTATCTTTTACTGTATCGAAAAGTGATGTCAACTACTATTTGTTAGGAGGATACCCTTCTTTAAGTGATACTTTACTGCCTTTTCTGTTAAAAAACCGAGTGGCTGTACGTCATACTTATAATTTCCCTGGATTAAATGGAGATTATGTGCGACTGGCAATCCGTACAAAACAGGAGAATGATTACTTGCTTGAACTTTTGGAAAGGTGGGTACAAGCATGA
- the cbiB gene encoding adenosylcobinamide-phosphate synthase CbiB translates to MEHLIALTAAFLLDLWIGDPRWVPHPVRLMGGLIHFLESSWNKGRLRRFKGVAMVLIVCSVVFVLTWSITALGYHVHVVLGVVIESFFIWTTIALKGLKEASMNVYIPLMESDYTRARHHLSMIVGRDTDYLGESELARGAIETVAENTSDGITAPLFFAFLGGGPLAMLYRAVNTCDSMVGYRHERFYFFGWASARLDDVLNWVPARLTSILLLILEKTRFQTKKEAFTLLFRHSKRHPSPNSGWGEAVFSILMGIQLGGENRYFGEISMRPTIGIPYEKMGAEHIKAAHHIMMRATLYMILLLWIGGAVIEVAVTWS, encoded by the coding sequence ATTGAACATCTGATTGCTTTAACCGCAGCGTTTTTATTAGATTTATGGATTGGAGATCCACGCTGGGTGCCACATCCTGTCCGCCTCATGGGGGGCTTGATTCATTTTCTTGAAAGCAGCTGGAATAAAGGGAGGCTTCGTCGCTTCAAGGGGGTGGCAATGGTGCTTATTGTATGCAGTGTTGTCTTCGTGCTTACATGGTCTATTACTGCACTCGGCTATCACGTTCATGTCGTGCTGGGGGTTGTCATAGAATCCTTCTTTATTTGGACAACGATTGCATTAAAAGGCTTGAAAGAAGCATCGATGAATGTATATATCCCATTAATGGAGTCCGACTATACTCGGGCACGCCACCATTTATCCATGATTGTCGGGAGAGATACCGATTATTTAGGTGAATCTGAGCTGGCAAGAGGAGCGATTGAAACCGTTGCTGAAAATACGAGCGACGGCATTACTGCGCCGCTTTTCTTTGCGTTTTTAGGCGGTGGGCCTTTAGCCATGCTTTATCGTGCCGTGAACACATGTGACTCGATGGTAGGATATCGACATGAACGATTCTACTTTTTTGGCTGGGCTTCCGCACGATTGGATGATGTACTGAACTGGGTCCCAGCCCGCCTGACATCGATTTTACTTTTGATACTAGAAAAAACTCGTTTTCAAACGAAAAAGGAAGCATTCACTTTATTATTCCGTCATTCAAAGCGTCATCCGAGCCCAAATAGCGGATGGGGTGAAGCAGTTTTTTCCATTCTAATGGGAATTCAGTTAGGAGGCGAAAATCGGTATTTCGGTGAAATATCCATGCGTCCTACGATTGGGATTCCCTATGAGAAGATGGGTGCTGAGCATATTAAAGCAGCCCATCACATTATGATGCGAGCTACACTTTATATGATTTTGTTGTTATGGATAGGAGGTGCAGTTATTGAAGTGGCCGTCACATGGAGCTAA
- a CDS encoding adenosylcobinamide amidohydrolase: MIQVKNITGGYDKSPIVDHVHFQVNRGEFFGVVGPNGSGKTTLIKLLNGVLPLWEGEVIIDRQPLEYYGRKHLARKVATLPQIQQSFFSYNVYETVMMGRYAYQSGFIKQPNERDKEVTEKVLEKTGLVDMKFLPLAHLSGGERQRVYLAQALAQEPDILLLDEPTNHLDFSYQKQLLDELKQLSLTNHLTVVSIFHDLNIASLYCDRLLLIDQGQITKVGKPEEVMQKPLLESIYHSSIDVHPNPTLSSPQMNLLPNYFLDRTKTTIKSELVEATEEKVLVRTPQLLKTFSSAVMGGGFGWYRNFINYHVDKSFHCEFPTQFMIEKCQQWELPEHDTLAMMTAAYLPDYSERYFKAEGMSILILVTAGLGNAVDVVHGDKRVKEHQPGTVNTWVFIDGHLSEQAFIQGIVTATEAKTQAFSTCGIKDPLTNTSATGTSTDSIMIASTQTGRQLEYAGPITFLGSKVGQMIYEATKEAIERYMERMKT, encoded by the coding sequence ATGATTCAAGTCAAGAACATAACAGGAGGATATGATAAGTCTCCCATTGTTGATCATGTCCATTTTCAGGTTAACCGTGGAGAGTTTTTTGGTGTCGTTGGGCCTAACGGAAGTGGAAAAACAACATTAATTAAATTACTGAACGGGGTTCTTCCCCTTTGGGAGGGAGAAGTGATTATTGACCGTCAGCCTCTTGAGTATTATGGACGCAAACATCTTGCCCGCAAAGTAGCGACATTGCCCCAGATTCAGCAGAGCTTTTTTTCTTATAATGTCTATGAAACAGTAATGATGGGACGTTACGCGTACCAGTCGGGCTTCATAAAGCAGCCGAATGAACGGGATAAAGAAGTAACTGAAAAAGTGTTAGAAAAAACAGGACTGGTGGACATGAAGTTTCTCCCTCTTGCTCACTTAAGTGGAGGCGAAAGACAGCGTGTCTATCTAGCTCAAGCCCTTGCTCAGGAACCGGATATTTTACTGCTAGATGAGCCAACGAACCATCTTGATTTCAGTTATCAAAAACAGCTCCTTGATGAACTAAAACAGCTTTCGCTGACAAACCATTTAACGGTGGTGTCGATTTTTCATGACTTAAATATAGCCAGCCTGTATTGTGATCGGCTTTTATTGATCGACCAAGGGCAGATCACTAAGGTAGGCAAGCCGGAAGAAGTGATGCAAAAGCCCTTACTTGAGAGCATCTATCATTCTTCTATTGATGTTCATCCTAATCCTACGTTATCAAGCCCGCAGATGAACTTGCTGCCGAATTATTTTTTAGACAGGACAAAGACTACTATCAAATCCGAGCTTGTGGAAGCCACAGAGGAGAAGGTTCTAGTAAGAACACCTCAACTGCTTAAAACTTTTTCATCAGCTGTGATGGGAGGAGGATTTGGCTGGTATCGTAACTTTATAAACTACCATGTTGATAAAAGCTTTCATTGTGAGTTTCCAACCCAATTCATGATAGAAAAATGTCAGCAGTGGGAGCTGCCTGAACATGACACGTTAGCGATGATGACAGCAGCCTACCTGCCAGATTATTCGGAGCGCTATTTTAAGGCAGAGGGTATGTCCATCTTGATTTTAGTCACAGCTGGTCTGGGTAACGCAGTAGATGTTGTTCACGGGGATAAGCGAGTAAAGGAGCATCAGCCCGGGACAGTAAATACGTGGGTTTTCATTGATGGCCACCTCTCCGAGCAGGCATTTATTCAAGGAATCGTAACGGCGACGGAAGCGAAGACGCAAGCTTTCTCTACATGTGGAATTAAAGACCCACTGACAAATACTTCAGCTACAGGAACGTCCACAGACAGTATTATGATTGCGAGTACTCAAACAGGAAGACAGCTGGAATATGCGGGACCGATTACCTTTCTCGGAAGCAAGGTTGGACAGATGATTTATGAAGCTACCAAAGAGGCTATTGAACGTTACATGGAAAGAATGAAGACTTAA